Within the Rhizobium grahamii genome, the region AATCCGGCCGGATCAACCCTTTCGACGGGCTGGCCTTCTTGATCTCCGCGATCAGGCCATACTTCCCGGCGTCGCGCTTTGCGACCAGCGACCGGTAGAATCCGCGCGGTGCGGACTGCCCGGCCTGTATCGCCTTGAGATCAGCCAGCGTCACCTTGGACTTCGCAGCGGCGATTTCCTCGCGCTTGTAGAGTTCGATCTTCTTGAGAATATCGGTCATGGGTTCATCCTAGTCGATGTCATTCGACACGGCGATTAGTTTGTCGAGGGCCGCGGCCGTCGCACCGCTGTCTAGCGACTGTGTGGCAAGTCGCATCCCGTCGCTCAGCAGTTCCGTCTCGCCGGAAATGACCAGCGACGCGGCCGCGTTGGCGAGAGCGATATCGCGATAGGCGTTTCGCGCCCCGCCGAGAACATCACGCAGAGCAGCCGCATTGACCACGCCATCGCCACCCCTGATGGCGTTGAGCTGGCATTGCTCCACGCCGAAATCGGCTGGCGACAGCTCGAACGTTCTGATCTTGCCGTTCTCGAGGGCGGCAACGCTTGTTGTTCCGGTCGTCGTGATTTCATCAAGGCCGTCGCCATGAACGACCCAGACGCTCTCTGAGCCCAGATCCCGCATGACTTCCGCGATCGGCACGACCCATTGCGGCGCATAGACCCCGAGCAACTGCCGCCGGACGCCGGCCGGATTGGACAGCGGACCGAGCAGGTTGAAGATGGTCCGCGTGCCAAGCTCGACGCGAGAAGGGCCGACATGGCGCATGGCGGAATGGTGTTGCTGTGCGAACATGAAACCGACGCCGGCTTCATGG harbors:
- the trpD gene encoding anthranilate phosphoribosyltransferase translates to MSDLKPLLAKAASREPLTREEARQAFDILMSGQATPSQIGGFLMALRVRGETVDEIVGAVTTMRSKMLTVEAPDDAIDIVGTGGDASGTYNISTLAALIVAGAGVPVAKHGNRALSSKSGAADSLAALGVKLDVTPEIISRCIHEAGVGFMFAQQHHSAMRHVGPSRVELGTRTIFNLLGPLSNPAGVRRQLLGVYAPQWVVPIAEVMRDLGSESVWVVHGDGLDEITTTGTTSVAALENGKIRTFELSPADFGVEQCQLNAIRGGDGVVNAAALRDVLGGARNAYRDIALANAAASLVISGETELLSDGMRLATQSLDSGATAAALDKLIAVSNDID